Below is a genomic region from Phycisphaerae bacterium.
CTCGCCGGGATCGGATTGAGTCGAAACCGGCACATCCGGGCGCAAAAGCATCAAGTCCCAGTGGACAGTGTTCGCGCGTAGGTGACAATGAACGACAAAATCCAAGGAGCGCGTACAGAAAAGCCCGTCGCCGGGGAAAGAACCCCGAGTAGTCATAGCTACAGCTTATTATTATGCGCCGTAGATGATGTTGGTCACAACCTGGTGCACCACGGCGGTGCTGACGGCCTGAACCACTTGAATGATGTACTCGGCGAGGAACTGCTTGAAGTAGTCCGACTCGAAGATGTCGCTGAACGACTCGATCCCCATGATGCCGCCGAGAAACACCGTGCCGCTGCTCAACTTCAGGGACAACCGATCCATATGTGCCTCCTCCTTGCCAGAAGGACCTGATCAAGATAACATCGCATTATCGTGGTAGTATAATCGGCGCACACAGGGGCGTCAAAAGATATTTTTCGGGGAGAATCATGGCCATTCAGTACACCGTGGTCAGTATAGGCGCCTTGAGCCGCAACCCGTTCTGGGGCGAAACGACCGCCGTCCGCACCGCCCACGCCACCACCACCCTGATCCGAACGGGCGACCGCAAGATTCTGGTCGATCCGGCCCTCCCGGCCACCGTCCTGGATGCCCGGCTCTTTGAGCGGACCGGCCTGCACCTGGCGGATATCGACACCGTCTTCCTGACCACCTTCCGCACCGCCCACCGCATGGGCCTGCCCGCCCTGGAGGGGGCCAGGTGGTACATTCACCCAGCCGAAAAGGACTGGGCCAAGGCCTACCTGGAGGAGATGCGGGGACGGCTCAAGAAGGAAGCGCCGGTGGTCGACGACGAACTGGCCCTGCTGGAACGCTGCAAGGCCCCGGAGGACAAGCTGGCTGAGGGGGTGGAACTGTTTCCCTCGCCCGGCGCCTCGCCCGGAGGCTGCGGGCTGCTGTTGACGCCGGTGACCGGATCGGTGGTCATCGCGGGCGACGCGGTGATCTCGCAGGAGTACCTCGAGCACGGCCGCGTCTGGGACCAGAGCCACGACCTGAAGCGAGCCCAGGAATCTCTACAGGATATTCTGGAGGTGGCCGACCTGGTCATCCCGGCCCACGACAACATCCTGCCGGTGGCGGGCAAGCTGTTCGGAGTCTAGGGTCTACCGCTCCGCCGGCTGGGTGCTGGGCGGATGGGCGGCGGTGACCTGTCGGACCTGGGCGGCGCCGAACGCGTTCTGAATGGTCGGATGGTGGGCGTGCCCCATCGTCGGAACGTACACCATCTGCTTGCGCGAGTGCGGGATCGCGTTGAGTGCGGCGTAGACGCTGCTGGGCGGACAGGTGCCGTCGAGGAAACCGCACGAAAAGACCGCTTCGCCGCGGAATCGCGATGCGAAGTTCACGCCGTCGAAGTACCGCATCGCCTGGAGCACCTTTTCGCGCAGCGGGGCGGCGGCCTGATCCACGTGCCGCCACCAGCCGCAGACGCGGCCGGCCATGAAGCCCGAGTGATCGCACAGCGCCGGCACGTTGGCCAGCACCAGGCTCACCCGCGGCTCAAGCCCGCCCATCGCGATTGCCTGGCCTCCGCCCATGCTCGATCCGTAGACGATCA
It encodes:
- a CDS encoding MBL fold metallo-hydrolase, giving the protein MAIQYTVVSIGALSRNPFWGETTAVRTAHATTTLIRTGDRKILVDPALPATVLDARLFERTGLHLADIDTVFLTTFRTAHRMGLPALEGARWYIHPAEKDWAKAYLEEMRGRLKKEAPVVDDELALLERCKAPEDKLAEGVELFPSPGASPGGCGLLLTPVTGSVVIAGDAVISQEYLEHGRVWDQSHDLKRAQESLQDILEVADLVIPAHDNILPVAGKLFGV